The Pseudosulfitobacter pseudonitzschiae genome includes a region encoding these proteins:
- a CDS encoding glycosyl hydrolase family 28-related protein gives MNKAITDGVLLMPPPFANGLDVYSSGDGTPGSDTYASAANAAFVPADQDFGGCLELQKNASTTKLRYMGETPLLPGCYLRVTVRVKAISGNLPSVRVAGYAAAAGGGNVSGVAQIGDSVPLTTYGKIVEVSAIIGTGNRNGVDLVWGRQALYGHFGLDLTGSNGGVVRIDDIVIEDVTAVFLRDMLAQVDVRDFGAVGDGTTDDSAAFDAANAVANGRHVLVPAGVYRLNNDVTFDTHVRFEGTVSMPAEAVLLLRRDFHLPAYIDAFENEEEAFKKAFQALLNNADHESLDMGGRKISVTAPIDMIATVPSKTSYATRRIIRNGQFEASGAAAWTTYTTTSQATYDPGNTTRLDNVVNVANIEVGSLVEGNGVGREVYVRSKNVAQQHITLSAPLFDAEGTQNFTFKRFKYLLDFSGFSNLAKFGLDGIEFPCNNVCSGILLAESGLTFTVQDCFISRPKDRGITSHGGGCQGMIIDRCQFLSSEDGANVSDRVSVGFNTNANDVKIRNNRATKFRHWAVIGGGSSIIIGNHFFQGDTVDGGIRSAGIVMAKPHSSGVISGNYIDNCFIEWTNEHDQAPEFSSEFSFSALSITGNTFLSGGVAPWFSYIVVKPHGAGHFLAGLSITGNKFRSISGNIDRVERVDTSFADLDRGRFKDVEFHGNSFHGINTPVSNPLRLRHGEAGTAQTWVIDTKGELPFEGWASQVVSVTAHGRLRNENNVTRFDMPYTDPEEGPNRDQVHLGWDQPMKGTVNLVVRMDN, from the coding sequence ATGAACAAGGCAATTACCGATGGCGTGCTGCTGATGCCGCCGCCGTTCGCAAATGGTCTGGATGTGTATTCCAGCGGTGACGGCACACCGGGATCAGACACCTATGCAAGCGCCGCCAACGCGGCCTTTGTTCCCGCCGATCAGGATTTTGGCGGCTGTCTTGAACTTCAGAAGAACGCATCGACCACCAAGCTGCGGTACATGGGCGAAACGCCCCTGCTGCCGGGGTGCTATCTGCGCGTAACGGTGCGGGTTAAAGCGATCAGTGGCAATCTGCCGTCGGTGCGCGTGGCAGGCTATGCAGCGGCTGCGGGTGGCGGCAACGTTTCGGGGGTGGCCCAGATTGGCGACAGCGTGCCCCTGACCACCTATGGCAAGATCGTCGAGGTGAGTGCGATCATCGGTACCGGTAATCGCAATGGCGTTGATCTGGTGTGGGGGCGTCAGGCACTCTATGGCCATTTCGGGCTGGACCTGACCGGATCGAACGGTGGCGTGGTGCGCATAGATGACATCGTGATCGAAGACGTAACTGCAGTTTTTCTGCGCGATATGCTGGCGCAGGTGGATGTTCGTGACTTTGGCGCGGTTGGCGATGGCACCACAGACGACAGTGCGGCCTTTGATGCCGCCAATGCAGTGGCGAACGGGCGGCATGTACTGGTGCCTGCGGGTGTGTACCGACTGAACAACGATGTCACCTTTGACACCCACGTAAGGTTCGAGGGCACGGTGAGTATGCCGGCAGAGGCTGTTCTACTGCTGCGCCGCGATTTTCATCTGCCTGCCTACATCGACGCCTTCGAGAACGAAGAAGAGGCCTTCAAAAAGGCGTTTCAGGCGCTGCTGAACAACGCCGACCATGAATCGCTGGATATGGGCGGCCGCAAGATCAGCGTGACGGCTCCGATTGACATGATCGCAACCGTCCCCAGCAAGACCAGCTATGCCACCCGCCGCATCATCCGCAACGGCCAGTTTGAGGCATCGGGCGCGGCGGCCTGGACCACCTATACCACCACATCGCAGGCAACTTATGACCCGGGTAACACCACACGGCTGGACAATGTGGTGAACGTCGCCAACATTGAGGTCGGCAGCCTTGTCGAAGGCAACGGGGTTGGCCGCGAGGTCTATGTGCGCTCGAAGAACGTGGCGCAGCAGCACATTACCTTGTCAGCCCCGCTGTTTGATGCGGAGGGCACGCAGAATTTTACGTTCAAGCGGTTCAAATATCTGCTGGATTTCAGTGGCTTTTCCAACCTTGCCAAGTTCGGCCTCGACGGGATTGAATTCCCGTGCAACAACGTGTGCTCGGGCATATTGCTGGCGGAATCCGGCCTGACGTTTACGGTGCAGGACTGTTTTATCTCACGGCCAAAAGACCGTGGCATCACCTCGCATGGGGGCGGCTGTCAGGGCATGATCATCGACCGCTGCCAGTTCCTGTCGTCCGAAGACGGTGCGAACGTGTCCGACCGCGTTTCGGTCGGTTTCAACACCAACGCCAACGACGTCAAGATCCGCAACAACCGTGCGACCAAGTTCCGTCATTGGGCGGTGATTGGGGGCGGGTCGTCAATCATTATCGGCAACCATTTTTTTCAGGGTGACACGGTCGATGGCGGTATCCGCAGCGCAGGCATCGTCATGGCCAAGCCGCACAGTTCGGGAGTGATTTCGGGCAATTACATCGACAACTGCTTTATCGAATGGACCAACGAACACGATCAGGCCCCGGAGTTCAGCTCGGAATTTTCGTTCAGCGCGTTGTCGATCACCGGCAACACGTTCCTGTCCGGTGGCGTCGCACCGTGGTTCAGCTATATCGTGGTCAAGCCGCACGGGGCGGGGCACTTTTTGGCCGGTCTGTCGATCACGGGCAACAAGTTCCGCTCGATCAGCGGCAACATAGACAGGGTTGAACGTGTGGACACCTCCTTTGCCGATCTGGATCGCGGGCGCTTCAAGGATGTCGAATTTCACGGCAATTCGTTCCATGGGATCAACACGCCCGTGTCCAACCCGTTGCGCTTGCGCCACGGCGAGGCCGGCACAGCGCAAACGTGGGTAATCGACACCAAAGGTGAGTTGCCCTTTGAAGGCTGGGCCAGTCAGGTTGTCAGCGTCACGGCGCATGGCCGGTTGCGCAATGAAAACAACGTGACCCGTTTCGACATGCCCTATACCGATCCTGAAGAAGGGCCAAACCGCGATCAGGTTCATCTGGGGTGGGACCAGCCCATGAAGGGAACGGTCAACTTGGTTGTTCGCATGGATAACTAG
- a CDS encoding PLD nuclease N-terminal domain-containing protein → MGYSLFGLLVLIADIYAIYQTLTSSASTGAKVIWTLVILFLPVLGFIAWLVAGPRGSTVKV, encoded by the coding sequence ATGGGTTATTCATTATTCGGACTGTTGGTTCTGATCGCTGATATCTATGCGATCTACCAAACACTGACGTCTTCAGCCTCGACCGGCGCCAAGGTCATCTGGACGCTGGTCATTCTGTTCCTGCCTGTTCTGGGCTTTATCGCGTGGCTGGTTGCAGGCCCGCGCGGCAGCACCGTCAAAGTCTGA
- a CDS encoding hemerythrin domain-containing protein: MKKPVNPLALDQRDGLPDSLRVLADAYPRGQWEQHENFNQMIQFWMQRHMMFRQLIGLLNQDAEQLMDRNIGFKDYAPRLSHYAGSLLNELHGHHHIEDAHYFPQLVQLDGRIERAFDLLESDHLAMDGLLHGMANGANAVLKGGEIGTFRDTLTDFGTLLERHLTDEEDIVVPVVLETGFQG, encoded by the coding sequence ATGAAAAAACCTGTAAACCCTCTGGCGCTGGATCAGCGCGATGGCCTTCCCGACAGCTTGCGTGTCTTGGCCGATGCCTATCCGCGCGGACAGTGGGAGCAGCACGAAAACTTCAACCAGATGATCCAGTTCTGGATGCAGCGGCATATGATGTTCCGCCAGCTGATCGGGTTGCTGAACCAAGACGCCGAACAGCTTATGGATCGTAACATCGGGTTCAAGGATTACGCCCCGCGTCTGTCACATTATGCAGGGTCGCTGCTGAATGAACTGCACGGCCACCACCATATCGAAGACGCCCATTATTTTCCGCAACTGGTCCAGTTGGACGGTCGGATCGAGCGGGCCTTTGATCTGTTGGAAAGCGACCATTTGGCAATGGACGGGCTGCTGCATGGCATGGCCAATGGCGCCAATGCGGTGCTTAAAGGCGGAGAGATCGGTACGTTCCGCGACACGCTGACCGATTTCGGCACGCTGCTGGAACGCCACTTGACCGATGAGGAAGACATCGTGGTGCCGGTCGTGCTGGAAACGGGTTTTCAGGGGTAG
- the uvrB gene encoding excinuclease ABC subunit UvrB, which translates to MPYAHSDSSAPVLSNPAPDVKNRPKLEGGKRFTLHTEFEAAGDQPTAIAELTQGVLAGEQNQVLLGATGTGKTFTMARVIEETQRPAIILAPNKTLAAQLYGEFKGFFPDNAVEYFVSYYDYYQPEAYVARSDTYIEKESQINEQIDRMRHSATRALLERDDVIIVASVSCIYGIGSVETYGAMTQDLKVGQMYDQRQVIADLVAQQYKRNDQAFFRGAFRVRGDALEIFPAHLDDRAWRLSFFGEELESITEFDPLTGEKTDKMDHIRVYANSHYVTPKPAMSQAIIGIKKELRMRLDQLVGDGKLLEAQRLEQRTNFDLEMLEATGVCNGIENYSRYLTGRAPGEPPPTLFEFIPDNAIVFADESHVSVPQIGGMYKGDFRRKMTLAEHGFRLPSCMDNRPLKFEEWDAMRPQSVFVSATPAAWEIEQTGGVFTEQVIRPTGLVDPMIEIRPVEMQVDDLLDEVRKVAANGMRTLCTTLTKRMAEDLTEYMHEQGIRVRYMHSDIDTIERIEILRDLRLGAFDVLIGINLLREGLDIPECGLVAILDADKEGFLRSETSLVQTIGRAARNADGRVIMYADRITGSMERAMGETERRRNKQLAYNKEHGITPATVKKNVEDILAGLYKGDTDQSRVTAKIDKGLVGGNLQTVLEGLRTDMRKAAENLEFEEAARLRDEVKRLEAVDLVVADDPMARQYAVEKAVGDAQKASGRSTGGRGGMRGGKSRYGGKR; encoded by the coding sequence ATGCCCTACGCCCACTCCGACTCGTCTGCGCCGGTGTTGTCGAACCCTGCGCCCGACGTAAAAAACCGCCCCAAGCTTGAGGGCGGAAAACGCTTTACATTGCACACAGAGTTCGAGGCCGCAGGCGACCAACCCACAGCCATTGCCGAACTGACCCAAGGTGTTCTGGCAGGCGAACAAAATCAGGTTTTGTTGGGGGCCACAGGAACAGGTAAGACTTTCACGATGGCCCGCGTGATCGAAGAAACCCAGCGCCCTGCCATCATTCTGGCACCGAACAAAACGCTGGCGGCGCAGCTTTATGGCGAGTTCAAAGGCTTTTTCCCCGATAACGCAGTCGAATATTTCGTCAGCTACTATGACTACTACCAGCCCGAGGCCTATGTGGCGCGGTCGGACACCTATATCGAGAAAGAAAGCCAGATCAACGAACAGATCGACCGTATGCGCCACTCGGCCACGCGGGCGCTGCTGGAACGTGACGATGTGATTATCGTGGCGTCGGTGTCGTGCATCTATGGCATCGGCTCGGTCGAGACCTATGGCGCGATGACGCAAGACCTGAAAGTCGGGCAGATGTACGACCAGCGTCAAGTAATCGCCGATCTGGTGGCCCAGCAATACAAGCGCAACGATCAAGCGTTCTTTCGGGGTGCCTTCCGCGTGCGCGGCGATGCGCTGGAGATTTTTCCCGCCCACCTTGACGACCGCGCATGGCGATTGTCGTTTTTTGGCGAAGAACTGGAGAGCATCACCGAGTTTGACCCGCTGACTGGCGAAAAGACCGACAAAATGGATCATATCCGGGTCTATGCGAACAGCCACTACGTGACGCCGAAACCGGCGATGAGCCAAGCGATCATCGGCATCAAGAAAGAGCTGCGGATGCGGCTGGACCAGTTGGTGGGCGACGGCAAGCTGCTGGAGGCGCAGCGGCTGGAACAGCGCACCAACTTTGATCTGGAAATGCTGGAAGCCACGGGCGTGTGCAACGGTATCGAAAACTATTCGCGCTATCTGACTGGCCGCGCCCCCGGGGAGCCGCCCCCCACCCTGTTCGAATTCATCCCCGACAATGCCATCGTCTTTGCCGATGAAAGCCACGTCAGCGTGCCGCAGATCGGCGGCATGTATAAGGGTGACTTCAGACGCAAGATGACTTTGGCGGAACATGGTTTCCGCCTGCCCTCGTGCATGGACAACCGCCCGCTGAAGTTCGAGGAATGGGACGCCATGCGCCCGCAATCGGTCTTTGTCAGCGCCACGCCCGCCGCGTGGGAGATCGAGCAAACCGGCGGCGTGTTCACCGAACAGGTGATCCGCCCCACCGGTCTGGTCGATCCGATGATCGAAATTCGCCCCGTCGAGATGCAGGTCGACGATCTGCTGGACGAAGTGCGCAAGGTGGCCGCCAATGGTATGCGCACGCTGTGCACCACGCTGACCAAACGCATGGCCGAAGACCTGACCGAATACATGCACGAACAGGGCATCCGCGTGCGCTATATGCACAGCGACATCGACACCATCGAACGGATCGAGATTCTGCGCGATCTACGACTGGGCGCCTTCGACGTACTGATCGGGATCAACCTGCTGCGCGAAGGTCTGGATATTCCCGAATGCGGGCTGGTGGCCATTCTGGACGCCGACAAAGAGGGCTTTTTGCGGTCCGAAACGTCACTGGTGCAAACCATCGGACGGGCTGCGCGGAACGCTGACGGGCGGGTCATCATGTATGCCGACCGCATCACCGGCAGCATGGAACGCGCGATGGGCGAAACCGAACGCCGCCGCAACAAGCAGCTTGCCTATAACAAGGAACACGGGATTACGCCTGCGACAGTCAAAAAGAACGTCGAGGATATTCTGGCCGGTCTCTACAAAGGAGACACCGACCAAAGCCGTGTGACAGCCAAGATCGACAAAGGTCTGGTGGGCGGAAACTTGCAGACGGTTCTGGAAGGGCTGCGCACCGACATGCGCAAGGCCGCAGAAAACCTTGAGTTCGAAGAGGCCGCACGACTGCGCGACGAAGTCAAACGGCTGGAAGCTGTCGATCTGGTCGTGGCCGACGACCCGATGGCGCGGCAATATGCTGTGGAAAAGGCGGTAGGCGACGCGCAAAAGGCCTCGGGCCGTAGCACCGGAGGCCGTGGCGGCATGCGCGGCGGAAAATCACGGTACGGAGGTAAGCGGTAG
- a CDS encoding S1C family serine protease, with protein sequence MRLISLTLALLSLATSALSQIPDGYCAVVLSLRPTLALAADDVRARWSDRDTTVYLSQNGWYAITAQVVHMERADTVLAQGKASGRLPNDALCSAGKGYTRVAARFDAVATGSNIIWQAVDPGRMGQQDKRFIQLALAFQGDYNGLLDGKWGKRSQQALEAYAFRESGQAPANWHLSGLALDLVEEMARDGWQMQYNPTLGMAYLFPTAQAEQAGSEVNFTNWDHTASSLRYSFTTSDPPRAQKIHDFVIAEAAAGSDPYSVSKDGFAVSAVQKSNGRHLYARSHFLRGHWSTVIISADDRDVSLVRAVTASMQEGQAVQIRFQKGGFLDRSIQATIDFIDRQDQEAPAGVTPTPTAPVASASPGDSVNRPRISSPPRQIAVAPPTVRPTPPTSLGDSVNRPRRVVQPEAVPTRPAPKRSTSSSGTGIIVRSDGLVLTNAHVVDGCTDLRIDGRPASLRHVSDTYDLALMSINAAKSLPYATFAPAPAGLNSDVTVLSYPLSGLLGGLNVTRGAVSAVTGLSGDSITMQITAPVQPGNSGGPVVDSQGRVVGVVVSKLDAQRLAERIGDIPQNINFAIRGGVAKRYLRMNGVRHAERSDAPVLSPVALAETAKAFTTFIECD encoded by the coding sequence ATGCGCCTGATTTCGCTTACCCTTGCCCTCCTTTCACTGGCCACCAGTGCTTTGTCCCAGATCCCCGATGGCTATTGCGCCGTAGTGCTGTCGTTGCGTCCGACGCTGGCGCTGGCGGCGGACGATGTGCGTGCCCGCTGGTCCGACCGCGACACCACTGTCTATCTGTCGCAAAACGGCTGGTACGCCATCACCGCCCAAGTGGTGCACATGGAACGTGCTGACACGGTTCTGGCGCAGGGCAAGGCCTCGGGCAGGCTGCCCAATGATGCGCTGTGTTCGGCTGGCAAAGGTTACACCCGTGTCGCCGCGCGGTTTGATGCGGTGGCAACAGGGTCGAACATCATCTGGCAGGCAGTGGACCCTGGGCGCATGGGTCAACAGGACAAACGCTTTATCCAACTGGCACTGGCATTTCAGGGTGATTACAACGGCCTGCTTGACGGCAAGTGGGGCAAACGCAGCCAGCAAGCGCTGGAGGCCTATGCGTTCCGCGAAAGCGGGCAGGCTCCGGCGAACTGGCACCTGTCGGGGCTGGCCCTTGATCTGGTCGAAGAGATGGCCCGCGACGGCTGGCAGATGCAGTACAATCCGACGCTGGGCATGGCCTATCTGTTCCCCACAGCACAGGCAGAACAGGCAGGCTCGGAGGTCAACTTTACCAATTGGGACCACACCGCCAGCAGCTTGCGCTATTCCTTTACCACCAGCGATCCGCCCCGCGCGCAAAAGATTCATGACTTTGTCATTGCCGAGGCGGCGGCGGGTTCTGACCCCTATTCGGTGAGCAAGGATGGTTTTGCGGTTTCGGCGGTGCAGAAATCGAATGGCCGCCATCTTTATGCCCGTTCGCACTTTCTAAGAGGCCACTGGTCCACCGTAATAATCTCGGCGGATGATCGGGATGTGTCGTTGGTGCGAGCAGTCACCGCCTCGATGCAAGAAGGGCAGGCCGTTCAGATACGGTTTCAGAAGGGTGGCTTTCTCGATCGCAGCATTCAGGCGACCATCGACTTTATCGACCGTCAGGACCAAGAGGCACCTGCCGGTGTCACACCAACGCCCACCGCCCCTGTTGCATCCGCCAGTCCGGGGGACAGTGTGAACCGCCCGCGTATCTCTTCCCCGCCGCGGCAGATCGCCGTGGCCCCGCCCACAGTCCGCCCGACGCCCCCCACCAGTCTCGGCGACAGCGTCAATCGCCCACGCCGCGTGGTCCAGCCAGAAGCGGTGCCCACACGCCCTGCCCCCAAGCGCAGCACCAGCAGTTCCGGCACCGGCATCATCGTGCGCTCGGACGGGCTGGTCCTGACCAACGCCCATGTGGTTGACGGCTGCACAGACCTGCGCATCGACGGACGCCCCGCGAGCCTGCGCCATGTTTCCGACACCTATGATCTGGCGCTGATGTCCATCAACGCGGCCAAGTCGCTGCCCTATGCCACCTTCGCACCCGCGCCTGCGGGGTTGAATTCGGACGTGACGGTGCTGAGCTATCCGCTCAGCGGCCTGTTGGGTGGCTTGAACGTGACACGCGGTGCGGTGTCTGCCGTCACCGGTCTTAGCGGCGATTCCATCACCATGCAGATCACTGCGCCCGTCCAACCCGGCAACTCCGGCGGTCCTGTGGTCGACTCTCAAGGGCGGGTGGTTGGCGTGGTGGTCTCGAAACTGGACGCGCAGCGGCTGGCCGAGCGGATTGGGGACATTCCCCAAAACATCAACTTTGCCATTCGCGGCGGCGTCGCCAAACGCTATCTGCGGATGAACGGCGTGCGCCACGCCGAACGTTCGGACGCACCGGTGTTGTCGCCCGTGGCACTGGCCGAAACCGCCAAGGCGTTCACCACTTTCATCGAATGCGATTAG
- a CDS encoding ETC complex I subunit — MRARIYQPAKTAMSSGNARTKGWVLDFIPATARTVDPLMGWTSSDDTQAQVRLRFDTREQAEDYARENGIDAVVQDPNKRKANIRPGGYGDNFATNRRGVWTH, encoded by the coding sequence ATGCGCGCACGAATCTATCAACCCGCCAAAACCGCCATGTCGTCAGGCAACGCGCGCACCAAGGGCTGGGTGCTGGATTTCATCCCCGCCACCGCGCGCACGGTTGACCCGCTGATGGGTTGGACATCGTCTGACGACACCCAAGCCCAAGTGCGCCTGCGCTTTGATACCCGCGAGCAGGCCGAAGACTATGCCCGCGAAAATGGCATCGATGCCGTGGTGCAAGACCCCAACAAACGCAAAGCCAACATCCGCCCCGGCGGCTACGGCGATAACTTCGCCACAAACCGGCGCGGTGTCTGGACGCACTAG